The Perca fluviatilis chromosome 24, GENO_Pfluv_1.0, whole genome shotgun sequence genome has a window encoding:
- the LOC120554082 gene encoding small integral membrane protein 11A-like isoform X1, giving the protein MSVRFEEALDNVPMLLYILALKTLLLCMAFAGAKIYQSKKAEQALKKQQDERRRLAQQTQELLDNKKED; this is encoded by the exons ATGTCAGTCCGTTTTGAGGAG GCTTTGGACAATGTCCCCATGCTTCTGTACATCCTGGCCCTGAAGACGCTGCTGCTGTGTATGGCGTTTGCCGGGGCGAAGATCTACCAGAGTAAGAAAGCAGAGCAGGCCCTGAAGAAGCAGCAGGATGAGAGGAGGAGGCTGGCCCAGCAGACGCAGGAGCTCCTAGACAACAAGAAGGAGGACTGA
- the LOC120554084 gene encoding dTDP-D-glucose 4,6-dehydratase-like isoform X3 — translation MDFNRTVLVTGGSGFIGSHLVCSLVNRHPDWRIINLDNLDYCCSPRSLESVEDRANYTFIRGDVCNSRLVNHIFNTENIDVIFHLAAQTHVERSFETPSSFQRVNIDGTRVLLGAAHKARHQPQRFIYVSTDEVYGASLDQVFDESSPVRPSNPYSATKAAAEYLVQSYWDKYKFPIIITRSNNIYGPRQYTEKVIPRFLTLLQRNKKCTIQGTLPKSRHFLFVDDAINAFLLVLEKGIVGEIYNMGTSCEIPIMQLARELVKMVKKVPDSEVKDWLEFVPDRTVSQVTFDLCSIGRMSTCATPSHVRSCSS, via the exons ATGGACTTCAACAGGACTGTTCTGGTGACTGGAGGCTCTGGATTCAT TGGCTCCCATCTTGTATGTTCGCTGGTGAACAGGCACCCTGACTGGAGAATTATCAACCTCGATAAT TTGGATTACTGCTGCAGCCCCAGGAGTCTGGAGAGTGTTGAAGACAGAGCCAACTACACCTTTATCAGG GGAGACGTGTGTAACTCACGGCTGGTTAATCACATTTTCAACACAGAAAACATCGACGTGATCTTTCACCTGGCAGCCCAAACACACGTCG AGAGGTCGTTTGAAACTCCGTCTAGTTTCCAGCGTGTTAACATCGATGGGACCAGAGTTTTACTGGGAGCCGCCCATAAGGCTCGACACCAGCCACAGCGCTTTATCTACGTCAGCACTGATGAAGTGTACGGAGCCAGTCTGGACCAG GTGTTTGATGAGAGCAGTCCAGTGAGGCCCTCTAACCCATATTCTGCCACTAAAGCAGCTGCTGAGTACCTGGTCCAATCCTACTGGGACAAATataag TTTCCTATCATCATTACCAGGAGCAACAACATCTACGGGCCCAGGCAGTACACTGAGAAG GTCATTCCGAGGTTTCTCACCCTCTTGCAGAGGAACAAGAAATG CACCATCCAGGGAACCCTGCCTAAATCCCGCCATTTCCTGTTTGTCGATGACGCCATCAACGCCTTTCTGTTGGTTCTGGAGAAAGGGATTGTGGGAGAAATCTACAACATGGGCACAAGCTGTGAGATTCCTATCATGCAACTGGCCAGGGAACTTGTTAAGATG gtCAAGAAAGTGCCAGACTCTGAGGTAAAAGATTGGCTCGAGTTTGTGCCCGACAG GACAGTGAGCcaagtgacctttgacctctgctCTATAGGCCGCATGTCGACCTGCGCTACCCCATCACATGTgagaagctgcagcagctaG
- the LOC120554084 gene encoding dTDP-D-glucose 4,6-dehydratase-like isoform X2 translates to MDFNRTVLVTGGSGFIGSHLVCSLVNRHPDWRIINLDNLDYCCSPRSLESVEDRANYTFIRGDVCNSRLVNHIFNTENIDVIFHLAAQTHVERSFETPSSFQRVNIDGTRVLLGAAHKARHQPQRFIYVSTDEVYGASLDQVFDESSPVRPSNPYSATKAAAEYLVQSYWDKYKFPIIITRSNNIYGPRQYTEKVIPRFLTLLQRNKKCTIQGTLPKSRHFLFVDDAINAFLLVLEKGIVGEIYNMGTSCEIPIMQLARELVKMVKKVPDSEVKDWLEFVPDRPHVDLRYPITCEKLQQLGWRAEVSWAEGIRQTVKWYQVHPDFWSDASEDQEQIRRQLENAE, encoded by the exons ATGGACTTCAACAGGACTGTTCTGGTGACTGGAGGCTCTGGATTCAT TGGCTCCCATCTTGTATGTTCGCTGGTGAACAGGCACCCTGACTGGAGAATTATCAACCTCGATAAT TTGGATTACTGCTGCAGCCCCAGGAGTCTGGAGAGTGTTGAAGACAGAGCCAACTACACCTTTATCAGG GGAGACGTGTGTAACTCACGGCTGGTTAATCACATTTTCAACACAGAAAACATCGACGTGATCTTTCACCTGGCAGCCCAAACACACGTCG AGAGGTCGTTTGAAACTCCGTCTAGTTTCCAGCGTGTTAACATCGATGGGACCAGAGTTTTACTGGGAGCCGCCCATAAGGCTCGACACCAGCCACAGCGCTTTATCTACGTCAGCACTGATGAAGTGTACGGAGCCAGTCTGGACCAG GTGTTTGATGAGAGCAGTCCAGTGAGGCCCTCTAACCCATATTCTGCCACTAAAGCAGCTGCTGAGTACCTGGTCCAATCCTACTGGGACAAATataag TTTCCTATCATCATTACCAGGAGCAACAACATCTACGGGCCCAGGCAGTACACTGAGAAG GTCATTCCGAGGTTTCTCACCCTCTTGCAGAGGAACAAGAAATG CACCATCCAGGGAACCCTGCCTAAATCCCGCCATTTCCTGTTTGTCGATGACGCCATCAACGCCTTTCTGTTGGTTCTGGAGAAAGGGATTGTGGGAGAAATCTACAACATGGGCACAAGCTGTGAGATTCCTATCATGCAACTGGCCAGGGAACTTGTTAAGATG gtCAAGAAAGTGCCAGACTCTGAGGTAAAAGATTGGCTCGAGTTTGTGCCCGACAG GCCGCATGTCGACCTGCGCTACCCCATCACATGTgagaagctgcagcagctaGGCTGGAGAGCAGAGGTGTCCTGGGCTGAAGGCATCAGACAGACGG TCAAATGGTACCAAGTCCACCCAGACTTCTGGTCCGATGCAAGCGAGGACCAAGAACAAATCCGAAGGCAGCTTGAAAACGCAGAGTGA
- the gpr180 gene encoding integral membrane protein GPR180 yields MSYLLVTFVAIVLLSSEASGKSVTGLFNSEAARQQNGQFITKFMYQGDNGMLVIRLDNSALATEKESRLLLYKDMDSSLDNLNCSERLAKAHIPVSLSDQEHNQTIPRQSSPTTWQALYADRYTCQENAVIPSHADLSFTILLFNADSAGNPLEHFSAEEAGLHSFYFLLLLAYFIACCIYIQPLHQALRKGGPMHTVLKVLTTVLALQGFSALCNYIHFARYSRDGTGIPLMGNLAEFWDMVSQVSMLYMLLSLCAGWTLSRGRKPQSRPLQWERSPASTAVAVGGVVLQGALLLWEQYSESESQHRSYHTPLSLAGLLLMALRVGLALLLASVLYQIISTERSTLKRDFYLCFAKGCFLWFLCHPVLFVTSAVFNKHQREKVVTIGVILCQAIAMVILYQLFLSRSLYWEVSSLSSVSLPLTMSRTNHRGRY; encoded by the exons ATGTCGTATTTATTAGTCACGTTTGTGGCTATAGTGCTGCTAAGTTCGGAGGCCTCTGGGAAAAGCGTTACGGGACTTTTTAACAGCGAAGCAGCGAGACAGCAGAATGGCCAGTTCATCACTAAATTTATGTACCAAG GTGATAATGGTATGTTGGTGATCAGGCTGGACAATTCTGCTCTGGCTACAGAGAAGGAGTCCAGATTGCTGCTGTATAAGGATATGGACTCAAGCCTTGACAACCTAAACTGCTCTGAGAGGCTCGCTAAAGCTCACATCCCCG TTTCTCTCAGTGACCAAGAACACAACCAGACGATCCCTCGTCAGTCCTCTCCTACAACCTGGCAGGCCCTATATGCTGACAGATACACATGTCAG gaAAATGCAGTGATTCCTTCCCACGCTGATCTCAGTTTTACCATCTTGTTGTTTAACGCCGACTCGGCTGGAAATCCTCTGGAGCACTTCAGCGCAGAGGAGGCAG GTCTCCATAGTTTTtacttcctcctcctgctggcCTACTTCATAGCCTGCTGTATCTACATCCAGCCTCTGCACCAGGCTCTGAGGAAAGGAGGTCCCATGCACACTGTCCTCAAAGTGCTGACCACCGTGCTGGCATTACAGGGCTTCTCCGCTCTCTGCAACTACATCCACTTCGCCAG GTATTCCAGAGATGGTACTGGTATTCCTCTGATGGGCAACCTGGCAGAGT TCTGGGATATGGTGTCCCAGGTGTCCATGCTGTACATGTTACTGAGTCTGTGTGCGGGCTGGACTCTGAGCCGAGGCAGGAAGCCTCAGTCCAGACCTCTGCAGTGGGAACGGTCTCCGGCGTCCACGGCTGTTGCTGTTGGCGGAGTCGTTCTACAG GGGGCGTTGCTGCTGTGGGAGCAGTACTCAGAATCGGAGAGTCAACATCGCAGCTACCACACCCCGCTGAGTCTGGCAGGTCTCCTCCTCATGGCTCTGAGAGTGGGCCTGGCCCTCCTGCTGGCCTCTGTCCTCTACCAGATCATCTCCACCGAGCGGAGCACCCTGAAGAGGGACTTCTACCTCTGCTTCGCCAAG GGATGCTTCCTGTGGTTCCTCTGTCATCCCGTCCTCTTCGTCACGTCGGCTGTCTTCAACAAGCACCAGAGGGAGAAG GTAGTGACTATCGGTGTTATCCTCTGCCAGGCCATCGCCATGGTGATCCTCTACCAGCTCTTCCTGTCTCGTTCTCTCTACTGGGaggtctcctctctctcctcggTGTCTCTGCCACTCACCATGTCCAGAACGAACCACAGGGGGCGCTACTGA
- the LOC120554082 gene encoding small integral membrane protein 11A-like isoform X2, producing the protein MINWKALDNVPMLLYILALKTLLLCMAFAGAKIYQSKKAEQALKKQQDERRRLAQQTQELLDNKKED; encoded by the exons ATGATCAATTGGAAG GCTTTGGACAATGTCCCCATGCTTCTGTACATCCTGGCCCTGAAGACGCTGCTGCTGTGTATGGCGTTTGCCGGGGCGAAGATCTACCAGAGTAAGAAAGCAGAGCAGGCCCTGAAGAAGCAGCAGGATGAGAGGAGGAGGCTGGCCCAGCAGACGCAGGAGCTCCTAGACAACAAGAAGGAGGACTGA
- the ddx3xb gene encoding LOW QUALITY PROTEIN: DEAD-box helicase 3 X-linked b (The sequence of the model RefSeq protein was modified relative to this genomic sequence to represent the inferred CDS: inserted 1 base in 1 codon): protein MSHVAVENVHGLEQQLAVLDLSAADGQGGLPNRRYIPPHLRNDASKNAGNAFAAGRPGGYTIAPPANYGWDGGRNNFVNGYHDNRMAGNTFNRGPPRMERGRGGVGGGYRGNRGGAFNPINPAQPMAFGGYENKDAGGWNTAKDSYGSFGNSXGKSAFFNDRGNANRGRFDHGGFGGGGGGGGNNRWVEESREEGDWSKQTPRNERLEHELFAASNTGINFEKYDDIPVEATGQNCPHHIESFQDVDMGEIVMGNIGLSRYTRPTPVQKYAIPIVKSKRDLMACAQTGSGKTAAFLLPILSQIYTDGPGEALNAAKASGQENGKYGRRKHFPISLVLAPTRELALQIYDEARKFSYRSRVRPCVVYGGADIGQQIRDLERGCHLLVATPGRLVDMMERGKIGLDYCNYLVLDEADRMLDMGFEPQIRRIVEQDTMPHKGIRQTMMFSATFPKEIQILARDFLEDYIFLAVGRVGSTSENITQKVVWVEESDKRSFLLDLLSATGKDSLTLVFVETKKGADALEDFLYREGYACTSIHGDRSQRDREEALSQFRSGKCPILVATAVAARGLDISNVKHVINFDLPSDIEEYVHRIGRTGRVGNLGLATSFFNDKNGNITKDLLDILVEAKQEVPSWLESLAYEHQHKSSNRGRSKRFAGGFGARDYRQTAAGGTAGGFGGRGGRNQAGHGGTRGFGGGGFGNFYTSDGYGGNYSHSQVDWWGN, encoded by the exons ATGGTTGGGACGGGGGACGCAACAATTTTGTCAATGGCTACCATGACAACCGCATGGCTGGCAACACGTTTAACCGTGGCCCGCCTCGTATGGAGCGGGGCCGAGGTGGTGTCGGAGGAGGTTACCGTGGCAACCGGGGCGGAGCCTTCAACCCCATCAACCCAGCACAGCCGATGGCCTTCGGTGGCTATGAAAATAAAG ACGCAGGCGGCTGGAACACTGCTAAAGACAGTTATGGCAGTTTTGGCAACA CGGGGAAATCTGCATTCTTCAATGACAGAGGCAATGCTAACAGAGGGAG GTTTGACCATGGTGGatttggtggtggtggaggaggaggaggaaacaaCCGATGGGTGGAGGAGTCCAGGGAAGAGGGAGACTGGTCCAAACAAACACCACGTAACGAACGCCTTGAACA TGAGTTGTTCGCCGCCAGTAACACCGGGATTAACTTTGAGAAATACGATGACATTCCTGTTGAGGCCACAGGACAGAACTGCCCTCACCACATCGAAAGT tTCCAAGATGTGGACATGGGTGAGATTGTCATGGGTAACATTGGTCTGAGTCGCTACACCAGACCGACCCCTGTCCAGAAATATGCCATTCCTATTGTCAAGTCAAAGCGAGACCTCATGGCCTGCGCACAGACAG GTTCTGGGAAGACTGCAGCGTTCCTGCTGCCGATTCTCAGCCAGATCTACACCGATGGACCAGGAGAAGCTCTTAACGCAGCTAAAGCATCTGGACAG GAGAATGGAAAGTATGGACGTCGTAAGCACTTCCCCATCTCACTGGTATTGGCTCCAACCAGAGAACTGGCACTGCAGATATATGATGAAGCCAggaag tTTTCCTACCGCTCCAGAGTGCGTCCCTGTGTTGTGTATGGAGGAGCAGACATTGGCCAGCAGATAAGAGATCTGGAAAGAGgctgccacctgctggtggCCACACCTGGAAGACTGGTGGACATGATGGAGAGGGGCAAGATTGGACTAGACTACTGCAA CTACCTGGTCCTGGATGAGGCAGATCGTATGTTGGACATGGGATTTGAACCACAGATAAGACGCATCGTAGAACAGGACACCATGCCGCACAAAGGCATCCGACAAACCATGATGTTCAGCGCAACCTTTCCTAAAGAGATCCAG ATCCTGGCCAGGGATTTCCTGGAGGACTACATCTTCCTGGCAGTGGGCAGAGTGGGTTCCACCTCAGAGAACATCACTCAGAAGGTTGTGTGGGTGGAGGAGAGCGATAAGCGGTCTTTCCTGCTGGACCTGCTCAGTGCTACAG GTAAGGACTCGTTGACTCTGGTTTTTGTGGAGACCAAGAAAGGTGCGGACGCCTTGGAGGACTTCCTGTATCGGGAGGGCTACGCCTGCACCAGTATCCATGGCGACCGCTCCCAGAGAGACCGAGAGGAAGCCCTGAGCCAGTTCAGATCAGGAAAATGCCCCATTCTGGTGGCCACAGcg GTAGCAGCTCGGGGTCTGGACATCTCCAACGTGAAACATGTTATTAACTTTGACCTGCCCAGCGATATAGAGGAGTATGTCCACCGTATTGGACGTACAGGTCGTGTCGGAAACCTGG GGCTTGCCACATcattctttaatgataaaaatgGGAACATAACTAAGGACTTGCTGGACATTCTGGTAGAGGCCAAACAAGAAGTTCCCTCATGGCTTGAGAGCCTGGCCTATGAACACCAGCATAAGAGCAGCAACAGAGGACGCTCTAAGAG GTTCGCTGGTGGTTTTGGAGCGCGTGATTATCGCCAGACGGCTGCCGGAGGCACCGCTGGAGGGTTTGGAGGACGTGGAGGTCGCAACCAGGCAGGACATGGAGGAACCCGCGGGTTTGGAGGAG GTGGTTTTGGTAACTTCTACACCAGCGACGGCTACGGAGGGAACTACTCACACTCTCAAGTAGACTGGTGGGGCAACTAG
- the LOC120554084 gene encoding dTDP-D-glucose 4,6-dehydratase-like isoform X1, translating into MDFNRTVLVTGGSGFIGSHLVCSLVNRHPDWRIINLDNLDYCCSPRSLESVEDRANYTFIRGDVCNSRLVNHIFNTENIDVIFHLAAQTHVERSFETPSSFQRVNIDGTRVLLGAAHKARHQPQRFIYVSTDEVYGASLDQVFDESSPVRPSNPYSATKAAAEYLVQSYWDKYKFPIIITRSNNIYGPRQYTEKVIPRFLTLLQRNKKCTIQGTLPKSRHFLFVDDAINAFLLVLEKGIVGEIYNMGTSCEIPIMQLARELVKMVKKVPDSEVKDWLEFVPDRPHVDLRYPITCEKLQQLGWRAEVSWAEGIRQTGTVTHKHASGDRKRADKASTLTWRDLRAISK; encoded by the exons ATGGACTTCAACAGGACTGTTCTGGTGACTGGAGGCTCTGGATTCAT TGGCTCCCATCTTGTATGTTCGCTGGTGAACAGGCACCCTGACTGGAGAATTATCAACCTCGATAAT TTGGATTACTGCTGCAGCCCCAGGAGTCTGGAGAGTGTTGAAGACAGAGCCAACTACACCTTTATCAGG GGAGACGTGTGTAACTCACGGCTGGTTAATCACATTTTCAACACAGAAAACATCGACGTGATCTTTCACCTGGCAGCCCAAACACACGTCG AGAGGTCGTTTGAAACTCCGTCTAGTTTCCAGCGTGTTAACATCGATGGGACCAGAGTTTTACTGGGAGCCGCCCATAAGGCTCGACACCAGCCACAGCGCTTTATCTACGTCAGCACTGATGAAGTGTACGGAGCCAGTCTGGACCAG GTGTTTGATGAGAGCAGTCCAGTGAGGCCCTCTAACCCATATTCTGCCACTAAAGCAGCTGCTGAGTACCTGGTCCAATCCTACTGGGACAAATataag TTTCCTATCATCATTACCAGGAGCAACAACATCTACGGGCCCAGGCAGTACACTGAGAAG GTCATTCCGAGGTTTCTCACCCTCTTGCAGAGGAACAAGAAATG CACCATCCAGGGAACCCTGCCTAAATCCCGCCATTTCCTGTTTGTCGATGACGCCATCAACGCCTTTCTGTTGGTTCTGGAGAAAGGGATTGTGGGAGAAATCTACAACATGGGCACAAGCTGTGAGATTCCTATCATGCAACTGGCCAGGGAACTTGTTAAGATG gtCAAGAAAGTGCCAGACTCTGAGGTAAAAGATTGGCTCGAGTTTGTGCCCGACAG GCCGCATGTCGACCTGCGCTACCCCATCACATGTgagaagctgcagcagctaGGCTGGAGAGCAGAGGTGTCCTGGGCTGAAGGCATCAGACAGACGGGTAcagtaacacacaaacacgcctCCGGAGATAGAAAGCGAGCCGATAAGGCCAGCACATTAACGTGGAGGGATTTAAGGGCcatatctaaataa